Proteins from a genomic interval of Aquabacterium sp. J223:
- the nirD gene encoding nitrite reductase small subunit NirD yields MSDWKTICRVEDIPVLGARRVARPRGMAVAVFRNAEDKVFALLDRCPHRGGPLSQGIVFGESVACPLHNWSIGLDSGCAAAPDEGCTPRFAVKVEAGQVMLDGHELATHALDLPAPVAGPGATTGAVGDQTFDVQAPHSA; encoded by the coding sequence ATGAGCGACTGGAAGACCATCTGCCGCGTCGAGGACATCCCCGTGCTCGGGGCGCGCCGCGTGGCGCGGCCCCGAGGCATGGCCGTGGCCGTGTTCCGCAACGCCGAGGACAAGGTGTTCGCCCTGCTCGACCGCTGCCCGCACAGGGGCGGGCCGCTGAGCCAGGGCATCGTCTTCGGCGAATCGGTGGCCTGCCCGCTGCACAACTGGAGCATCGGGCTGGACAGCGGCTGCGCCGCGGCGCCGGACGAGGGCTGCACGCCGCGCTTCGCCGTCAAGGTCGAGGCCGGCCAGGTGATGCTGGACGGCCACGAGCTGGCCACCCACGCGCTGGACCTGCCGGCGCCGGTGGCCGGCCCGGGCGCCACCACCGGCGCGGTGGGCGACCAGACCTTCGACGTGCAGGCGCCGCATTCGGCGTGA